The genomic stretch AACCCACTATTTCTGAATGCATAAGGTTGTCCAATGATCCCAGCTCCCAATATTGAGTTTGCCATATTCATAAATGCCATTTTCATTGTTGAAGACCCGGtctgttcttcttcttgttgttcttcAGGGCCATTTTCCACTTCATAATCCAAAGAATTCAAAGTTTGCAATTCATATTCGTCCGTTGATCTttcttgattgttgtttgtcAAGGTCTCACTGTTACTTAGATTATCTGCTTGATTTTCACCTTGAGGTACAGATGTGTAACCATTTGAAGAGGACTTCGTCTTCGGTACAGACATTTTCTTATGGTAATTGGTCTAGATATCACTGATTGTGTCAATAGTTATGTTTGTTGACACggtttgaaaaatgaaaaaaaaaaagaaggtgataaataaataaagtGCCTGAGAGATTATGGAGAagcgaaaaaaaaaaaaattcttcaagatttatcattatgtgtctttttttgttttgtgtCACTGATTTATGCCGAGGTGTAACGTATTGAATCGATACATAAATTAGAAACATTGGTAAGTGAATGTAATTGACAATAAATAGAATTAGGTCTCAGGGTTTGTTGTTAGGTTTGGTTGTAATAGCATTTCTATTTCATTTTACTTTTGTAgacaaaacaatttttagttacaaaattattgctaaaattttacaaaaaattgtCAAATGAAAAGAAGTATTCCCaaatatattgtttttcatCACAATAGTACAAATAGATATAGACCATTTTTAATCTTAATGTAGATACCAgttaattgttgatttctCTGTTATAGACTCTGTCTAAATCTGTCTATTTCTGgtattgaataaaaatgtCGCTTATAATGTGCATGTCGCAAAGATGTCGTaaagttttgatttcataCTCAtcttaaattttttttagtgaTTGGCATTTTGTTCTTTCACATAGTTTTTATTTCTAGTTAACAACCTATCAAATACACCTCCACAACAATGCatccaaataataaaaattcatttaaatcaaaaaagaaatttataGATCGTCGAGAAGCCAAGTCTCAAGATATAAAACGTGCATTAACCCATAGGGCTAGATTAAGAAAGAACTATTTCAAACtattagaaaaagaagggTTACAAGAGGAGGGGAAGCCTGAAGATGAGAACGATATAAGACCAACCAAGAAGAAGGGAataaattttgaagaaCGTGCAGCCATTGTGAAACAACGTAAAGAGGAAAAACGTAAATTCAAACTAGCAAGTGTACAAGcaaaattggaaaagaTTGAATCTAATTCGAAAGAAAGAGCTTTAAAACGTGaacaactaaaaaaatcaactaCTAAAGGACAACCACTAATGGGTCCAAGAATAAACGATCTTTTAgataaaataaagaaaaacgAAATGAGTTGAGATATAGATATATAggaatatttataaataagtttatacaagaattgattaaataaTATAGATAAGATAAAGTCTAATCTTTGTTTCTGGTTTTAATTTCTCTAAAATGTAAGTCTTCTGATCATCAACACAAAATCGTAGAGATATAACGTACTCAATCTCTTTTGATAATACCACCAGTTTGAAATAGAATGTGTCAACCAACTCCAACCACGATATTTCTGgtttatttcttctttcagCTCATCATAAACACATTTTGCACAATAATTTGCCATGATCAAAAAAGTTCTTTCGGGTCCTAAAGAACTCTCTAGGTTTTCATCTAAATTCCTCGTTAAATCATTAGTctttaatatcaataataccATTCTCGGCATGTTACTCAAAATATCCATCAAATCTTCCAAAACCCtgttatcattatttatcTGCCcttgaattttttgaatttcttcattGGATCTACGACTAGATATATCATAATTCAAAGCTTCCTCTGGTGCTCTTCCGGTAATTGCACTCATGAAAATTCTGAATTTTTGGTCATCATCGCCAATATTGGCAATTTTCATAGCATATTTCTTCATATTAGGAACATCATTATCCAAAACAGCTAACCAGAAATGACTATAATCACGTTTCATTTGAAGAGGAATCGTTCTGTAAAGTCCATGATCATacaaaattatttcaaaattatgtCCACTCTTGTTGTGTTTTGATTTAGGGACACTTCTAATAGCTAAATTACCACCATGAGGATCACAATGCAAGGCAACACCAGGGGTAAAAATcatattattgaaaatatgaGACAAACAAGATGAAACTTCAGATGGATCAATGTTATTTTGTTCcatatatttcaaattatccaACCTTTCACCAGAAACATATTCCATAACCAAAATTCTAGATTGGGCTTCGACTATTTTTGGAATACGTAATGCAGT from Candida albicans SC5314 chromosome 5, complete sequence encodes the following:
- the FYV5 gene encoding Fyv5p (Protein with a predicted role maturation of 18S rRNA; rat catheter biofilm induced) — translated: MHPNNKNSFKSKKKFIDRREAKSQDIKRALTHRARLRKNYFKLLEKEGLQEEGKPEDENDIRPTKKKGINFEERAAIVKQRKEEKRKFKLASVQAKLEKIESNSKERALKREQLKKSTTKGQPLMGPRINDLLDKIKKNEMS